The Parcubacteria group bacterium ADurb.Bin159 genomic sequence CGGGAATTAAAACCCAAAAACCAAAAAAGATAATAATTAAAAGGGAAATTAAAAAAAGGAAATCCGGGGAATGAAAAAATATTTCCTCGCCAATATGCCGATTCTTGATGAAACGACCCCCTTGAGATTTACGAATATTTTTTTTCATCCCACGATTGATTCAGTTAAAAATATAATTAATCCGATAAGAGCAGTAATTCCTGAAATTAGCCAAAATCTCATTACAATTTTTGGCTCTGGCCAGCCGATAGCTTCTAAATGATGGTGAATTGGAGATGAAAGAAAAACTTTTTTCTTTCTAATCTTTTTAGACGCAACTTGAATAATAACCGAAAGGGATTCTATAACAAGAATAGAGCCAATGATAGGTAAGAGCAAAAATGTGTTAGTCAGCATAGCAATAATTGCCAATGTAATACCTAAAGACATTGTCCCTGTATCGCCCATAAAAAAACGAGCCGGATAAATATTAAACCAAAGAAAAGCGGCTAATGACCCACCTATTACACCGCATAAACAAGCCAAATCAAATCTCCCTTGTATAAAAGCAATAACCCCAAAAGCAGCAAAAGCAATTAATAATACTCCACCGGCTAAACCATCTAAGCCATCTGTTTCATTCACCGAAAAAGATGTAGCCACTAAAACAAAAATAAAAAGAGGAACATACCAAAATCCTATATTAAAATCGCCCAAAAATGGAATATGAATTAAATCCCATTCTAATTTGGAATAAAACCACCAAGCTCCGACAACAGCGATCAAAGTATAAAGAAATAATCTATGTTTTACTGATAATCCCCCGCCATTAGGACCTATCTTTTTAACATTCAATAAATCATCAACAAACCCAACAATAGCCGAAGCAACTAACACTCCTAAGGGCAAATATGTTTGTTCTCGTGAAAGTAAATTTAATCCCTCCCAAAGTGGAGAATGGGTAATTTTTGCCAAAAAAGCAATAACTAAAACTAATATTGCTGTTGTCACCCAAACCAGAATT encodes the following:
- the mraY gene encoding Phospho-N-acetylmuramoyl-pentapeptide-transferase; protein product: MLTYQIIRIFALSTIAFLVAFVWAPLLTDWLYKNHLSKTIRDSGSTPIFSRLHKSKAGTPTMGGILVWVTTAILVLVIAFLAKITHSPLWEGLNLLSREQTYLPLGVLVASAIVGFVDDLLNVKKIGPNGGGLSVKHRLFLYTLIAVVGAWWFYSKLEWDLIHIPFLGDFNIGFWYVPLFIFVLVATSFSVNETDGLDGLAGGVLLIAFAAFGVIAFIQGRFDLACLCGVIGGSLAAFLWFNIYPARFFMGDTGTMSLGITLAIIAMLTNTFLLLPIIGSILVIESLSVIIQVASKKIRKKKVFLSSPIHHHLEAIGWPEPKIVMRFWLISGITALIGLIIFLTESIVG